The DNA sequence taaatgtacatttatatattttgtattttattattagagatatataaaaatacaaaaatataaattaataaattggAAAAAATAAGTTAAAGGtgtaaaagatataaattttgaaaattaaaacaataattatattcagaaatgaaaaacatgataatatttacaatgagatttttaaaaaaattataaaaagaaaaaaaaagaagtaattttaataattatatgagaaattataaaattaaataagtaTACTcgataatacatatatatatatataatatatatttttatatgtgtatacacATATTCCTGTTTAtacaaatttaatataaaaaacttattgtaaattttaaatattatattgttaagcatgtatataatacatatatttagtttgtgtaaattttatataaagcattaaaaaaaaaaaaaaaaaatgaaacttttttttaatatttaaattatacattaaatatgaatatatattaatttatatttttttgagtTTTCATGTTCCTTTGAACCCTGAGCcgatgaaaagaaaaaatagatagaaaaaaaataataataagagaATATAGATTAAAACATATTtactttttcatttaaatattaaaaatattagtaACATAAtactttttctatttttataaagaGAAAAGGATTGaagatatttttttgtttggtattattaatttattaaaaaatgttatttatatttgttaagtAATGTAtctaaaattaatattatgtatacatgaatataatattatatgatatttttctttaacaTTGGACAAagacatattatattttttttaaatattcttgTTCTAGTGAagcaaatattatatatttagaataaagcaacaataaataaacttgaaaatattgatatttaaaaattaaaacaagtTTTTGTATGgttttttgttatttcaaaaaaaaaaaaaaataaaatgaatgaattagatatacatatatatcaatatatatatattatatttataacgatgtcattttcttttgtatATACAATCTTAAATATTTCCTGCTGTTCTTGTTTCTATTCGTTTAAACTAACATGGTATTAGATGCAATCCATGATAACttcaataataaaaaaaaaaaaaatatataaatataaatatatatatatatataatatatgtataagaaataatattctttttcttatagACTTTGATAGGCATAACAAATTATACAATAAGTTAAAAAACTCTTCTTAAAAATgtaacatttaaaaaaaaatataatatatatatatatatagacaggtttttttttttttttttttaaattaccaAAAATGCCGAAAAAGctgtaaatatattactttttgcaatattataattgtcaagaaaataattttcatgaatttttttattatataagacAAATGATGTTACAAAttggaaaaggaaaaaaaagaggaaCCCCCAGATCCCTTTAATATGTAATAGTGCTGATATGATACCAGCTAAAATACctaaattttaaattaaaaaaaaaaaaaatacatatatatatatataatatatatatgatataaattcattattttatggaatatatttttgtatatatttatttttataatttattattatacccattatttgtttataataaaaaaaaacatcgTCCATTTCATTCtgtcaaataaataaataaatatatatatatatgattatacatacatatacatttacaatttcatatataaaaataataaattataatacattatagtgaaatataacaaactaattaaataatatatatatatatatatatatattaaattttttactaACTTTTGTTAATTTTTCACAAAAAAACTTCTTCAATAATGGATCTGCTTCATTTTTCTTCTCATTggattttttcatttttatgttatcaaataaatataaatataattcatcaatgttatattttccaatttaattctttattcttttaaaacTTACGTATATATgcattttcaaaaaatataaaaaaaataaaataaaatatattatattatattttatataatttttttattatttttacatatatgttttcatatatataatataatataatattttttttttatgcttgaaaaaaaaaaaaattataaggtTGGTAaaaactttatatatataatatatataaattatggtATTAAGAGAGAGAATAATAAGTAATGTAATAAAAGTTCATATggaagatttttttttttttttttccgtgtttaaataaaaagttaccaacagaaaaaaaatatatatatatatatatatatatatatatatatatatatatgcttattttttattttattttttttcagttttatttcttttttgttctttaacGATTATTAAGATAAGGGCATCATTTTATCTGCACTTTACTAATTagaatacatttatttttataaacttAAAAAGAGggataaaattaaaattagatattttaaaagaataaaatatacaaataaataaaacaattttaATTGTAATATACTTAATGTCATAAAAAGCATAAAATGTGTTGAtctataaaatgaaaaaagactTTTtcgtttatatatacaactaatttttaaataaaaaaaaaaaaaaaaaaagggaaaaaaatgTTAGAGAATTTATTTGTTCTATTATAAGTTTGTATCAAATTCAACAAtactttaaataattaaatagaaaaataattcgaatataaacttttttttttttttttttttttgtttctagaaatataaaaaatgtatatatatagatagatatatatagatatagatgtaggtatgtatgtatgtatgtataaataagtATGCatctatatatacatacccCCTTAAGAAAAGTTGCGAATATATGcccctttttattatatacatatatataatattttttaattgtacgttccatttttttaaattaaaaaataaaaagttcaCACAATCATAAATAATTGTTTTGAAACACTTTTggtgtatattttttgttgcATGTGTAAAggttcatctttttttttattttcccctTCAccccttcttttttttttttgttgttatttaaaatttatttcttccgttggttcttttttttttttttttttttattcttataatgTAGCATTTAATAAACAATTAgtttttatttgtaatgAGAAATGGGTGTatagttttttatttttgaaaaacatgatagataaaaaaaaaagaaaaaaagaaaaaaagaaataaagaaataaagaaatgaTCTCATTtgcatatatgtaaataaataaataaatatatgtatatatatatatattattcttataattcCCTTTAATTagttgaatatataaataatcaaatttttttttgataaaattgtctaaaagaaaaaaaaaaaaaaaaaaaggaaaaaagaaccataaaatatatatatattgataatatatatactttttttttttttccttgtcctatattcttatatttttttattaaatgaaccTTTAAAAATGGATGATGACGAAATAAACAAAGAGAAACCAAGAGTTCACATATCCATAAAGGAAAGACAAAtaagtaaaaaaagaaaaagaaaagaaacgaaaaaataacaaatggACAATTAACTGAATGATTACATATTAACAtgaatgtttatatatatatatatatatatatatgtgtatgtatgtatgtatgtatgtataatataggataaaataattttattttattttatttttttttattttattttattttttttttttaattatttttatttataggaATATCTCAGTTGTTAAACTCCAACAAAAATGATAAGGGTCCCACAAAAACAGTAGAGTTCAATTTACTAGAAGAACAAAACAAATCAGAATGTGtaagtaaaataaatatggaaAAGAGACAACTAAGCCTTAAAAATACAGCTATAGccgaaaaattaaataatgccTTATTTTCTAAAGGGAATAGCTACACAGATACATTAATATCTTATGATAGAAAAAATACAGATAACTCAAAAGAattgaatttaaaaaataaaaatggagGATCTCTTAAAAAAATGGATAATTCTCTTTTAAGTAAGAAAATAagtgaaaattataaaaatcaaTTAAGTAATGTTTTGCTTATGAAAAATCATAATCCTCAAGCTTTACCTTATAAAAATgctccaaaaaaaaaaaaaaatacaggCATATTTGAAAAAACTATAAGTATTGAAGGTGTTTTAATGAACACCATAGTGAATCATTCtaatgaagataatgaaactgaaaaaaaaaaacatatattgaaattattttcaaaaaacAGTTTTCATGCTAATAAACAAGATACTActatggaaaaaaataataattcattaCACAAAGAAACGAAaagttattataaaaataaaacatttacaGACAGGTTTTTAAATCTAAAACATCAATCCTATAATTCACAGGATACCAACTCAGAAAATACTTCTAAAAATAATACTTTAGTTCAAAATACATCAACattaaacaaaaacaaaaacaaaaaaaaaaacaaaaaaaatattttttcctattttaaaaatatatgcaagagaaaaaaatataaaataaattcaaaACAACAATTACATAGTTCACAATCAAACAGCACTACTTCTATACaatcattaaataaaaataaaaaacattctaaatttttctttttttgtgtaaaatgatatatataaaatattatattaaaaaaaataaaataatttttttttttttttttttttttttacatataatccATAATTTTaagtgttatatatatatatatatatatatgtatatatgattatattttaagtacatataaattttttcatatgaaaaagggaaaagataatataatattcaataaatatttatatgtcctcatatgtatatattataaatatgtatatttttaaaaggaaaaaataaaaaaaagtatgtcctaatataataaattaaccAAATGTGACAAAATtaattacattattattctgttattataagaaagaatattattatatggatatacaaaccttattattattattattattttattttattttttttattttttttctttataaatattttaatgacCAAAATGTTATTcataagtaataataataaaataaaggttacattaaaatatacattccttttaaattattaatatttaatcaAATTAAAAGTACAGAATTGTTCATGTAGAAACTTTTGACACATTTAAAGGAACGTTACAaagaattaaattatatatatatatatatatatatatatatatatatatattttatttaaaatatataattttggatgcctttttaatttaaatacaaataaatctAATTTTTTGGttgtaaaatgttttttcttttgcttTTCTTGTATTCTactattatatgtaaatttaatgagttaagaaaaaataatatataaaatatatatatatatatatatatatatatataatatataattaattagacatataaataaatatatattatttggttATAAATgaaatcaatatatatatatatatatatatatttttttttttttttcatttaacatgtaaatatataatttcagtatacattatatataattttttttttttctatatatatatatatatatatatatatatatatatatatttatatttatttatatatttctatatatatataatatttatttatatatttctatatatatataatatttatttatatatttctatatatatatatatatatttatttatatatttctatatatatataatatttatttatatatttctatatatatataatatttatttatatatttctatatatatatatatatatatttatttatatatttctatatatatataatatttatttatatatttctatatatatataatatttatttatatatttctatatatatataatatttatttatatatttctatatatatatatatatttatttatatatttctctatatatatatatatttgaatggaataataagaatataggAACAATAAATAATGGACAATTTGTTAAGGttctaaattatttattttattttatttatttttttttcgatgaaaataattataatgaataacattgtataataataattaattattatattcagaTTGTTGTATATTTTCCAAAGAATtctgataataattataatttgaatAAAAATCTGGAAGGTTCTGAAATCTttgattaaataaaaatggtaCTCCACATGTGTTATACATAAAGTTAGCCCACTGAGCCATGGTTTCTTTATTGCATGGAGGGAAGGGTGCCATGAATGGAATATGTGGAGGAAACTTGGAGAAActaaaacgaaaaaaaaaaaaaaaaaaaaaaaaaaaatatatatatatatatatatatatataaatatatatatatacatatttatttatttatttatttaatttttcttattgTGTGTACTTTTTATTGTTTGATCTTTTAATGGACATTTTTGGTTTCTTAGGTTCCGCTTTTCTGACTTCAACCATTTTGTCCTAAGGGAAAGAAAATACGATCAAATAAAAGaaggaataataaaaatatacatataaataaataagtatatatatatatatatatatatatatgttcatatatgttatacatatatatattcttacatatattttgtgCCTCTTATGTTTCAAAACTTTGGCAACTGAATTTTCATTAGAGAAAACTACAAAACCAAAACAGCGAGATCTACCACTAGAATCTAAAACGATTTGAACTACATCGATTTCTCCAAAAGTTGAAAAATAACTAAAcagaaaaatttaaatatatatacatattatatatattatattatattagtactggtataaataagaaaaaaaaaaaggaaaataaagtTCCTTATTATTTgcctattattactattattatatatacatttatatttattcatttattttatttttctatgtATCAAATTTAACCTTTCCAAAGTATCTTTAGTCCAATAATAGTTAAGACCACCAACAAAAATTTTTCTTTGAATATCAGATGGAGtagtattattttcttctctAACGTCTACTCTTTTTCCGTTTAATTCATGAGTAtcctaaaaaataaaagaaatgaaatgaaatgaaaagaaaagaaggaaatatattttatatgatgatataaaatatgcaaACATacaatatttctttatttaaataataattatatatacatatatatatatattggtgTACCCTTAAAATTCTTTCCTTATTTATATGGGAAGCCATCGTAACAAACGCAAATCCTCTGTTCCTTTTCGTCTCATGATCTTGAGCAATCACGACATGTTGAACTGTTCCATATTGTTCGAAATACTCCGTTatatgctttttttttttttttttttaaacagtTCAGatgatcataaaaaaaaaaaaaaaaaaaaaaaaaaaaattaaaaattaaataataaaataataaaataatgcaatcgaatatatatgtatatatatatatatatatatatatataagtataaattataaactTCCTTACCTTGCTTGTAATATATTGTGGAATACCTCCGATAAAAAACTTAAACGgttcatttaaatttttcgAATTATTCAAACATTCGTTAATTCCTGTAGAAGCTAAAATGGAattcatatgtattaatGCATTCATATGAACaagtataaaataaataaatatatatgcatacatacatacatacatacatacatatatatacatattcatATTGTATACCGGTACTTAAGGAATCTCCACTTTTATTCTTAGAACCACAAGAACTCTTTTCATATTTGGAGCTTTTTGAACAGTTGGATTCGTGGCAGcgacatattttttttatctctaaaagggaaaaatataaaataaggaaaaatttttaaatataaaaataaaattaaaaacatctatttttttatatacacatttaaatatatatatatatatatatatataatggttaaagttattttttctatatcttttttttttatgtggtGATAAATCAAGACATTGTCTTATGACAAACGTATGTCGTTTATGTTTCATGGGTTTACAAAGAAATTTCCCATACATATAaagtatatttatacatacatacatatatatatatatatatatatatatatatatatatatatatatatatatatttatttttttcataattcatttatatttttatatattacctGGCTTAGAATCAACAGACGAACTTCTATCTCTTTTTTCCCTTTGTTCATAATTATGTGCACACTCACTTTTTTTTACGATGCTGTCTACATGAACTTTTTCATCATGATCAACATGACTTAATTGTTCTTTAATACAAAATTCTTCATCATTATGTAATTCATTTAATGTTTCATCGTTTTCTATCATCATTTTCCTTAACACacgtttatataaaaaattaaaatttttcttattttttttagataaagtataaatggaaaaatagaaaattttttttttttttttttttttattagaaagtaaaataatagatgtatataaaaagaaaaaatatctatatatttatatttatttatttatttattaaaaaaaataaaaataacatttaaatattattatttgtcttattttaaattaaaatgcgtttatatatttttttattattatattattttattttatattgtattgtatttatatatatatatatattatataatacacattattatttttattttattatattttatttttttattatcttgttttctattttttttatttcatttcttcttcattaaaACATTAAGGATCAAAAAAATACTTATAtactatattaaaattaattgaatgtatacatacataaaataattatatacatattatgtatgtatgtatatatatatatatatatatttacttataaGTAAAGCACCCTATAAGTTCTTTGtattaaacaaaatatatatatatatatatatatattgtatatatgtttacgcgtgtgtaaaaataaaagaggaCCTATACATATACATCAATCAAAAGTAGACAAGACTTATCAATACTTTTATACATCTTTTAGAAAACGGAAATAGAAGAATACACattgaaacaaaaaaaaaaaatatactacataaagtaaaatattttatttttctttttaaatgatttcgttatatttacatttcttTGTATTATCATCAATTTAGAAAagcatataattaatttaaattctaaaaaaagataaatttatatgtttaaaaaatgaaaagagttatataaaataaaccatctttttaataataaataaataaataaataaataaaatatatatatatatatatatatatatatgtttatacatatatac is a window from the Plasmodium falciparum 3D7 genome assembly, chromosome: 4 genome containing:
- a CDS encoding RNA-binding protein, putative, with product MMIENDETLNELHNDEEFCIKEQLSHVDHDEKVHVDSIVKKSECAHNYEQREKRDRSSSVDSKPEIKKICRCHESNCSKSSKYEKSSCGSKNKSGDSLSTASTGINECLNNSKNLNEPFKFFIGGIPQYITSKHITEYFEQYGTVQHVVIAQDHETKRNRGFAFVTMASHINKERILRDTHELNGKRVDVREENNTTPSDIQRKIFVGGLNYYWTKDTLESYFSTFGEIDVVQIVLDSSGRSRCFGFVVFSNENSVAKVLKHKRHKIYDKMVEVRKAEPKKPKMSIKRSNNKNFSKFPPHIPFMAPFPPCNKETMAQWANFMYNTCGVPFLFNQRFQNLPDFYSNYNYYQNSLENIQQSEYNN
- a CDS encoding Rab5-interacting protein, putative → MKKSNEKKNEADPLLKKFFCEKLTKNEMDDVFFYYKQIMGILAGIISALLHIKGIWGFLFFFLFQFVTSFVLYNKKIHENYFLDNYNIAKSNIFTAFSAFLLSWIASNTMLV